A genome region from Chlorogloeopsis sp. ULAP01 includes the following:
- a CDS encoding reverse transcriptase domain-containing protein, whose amino-acid sequence MTDQPRTREELYDRIRKMGREEFILEEMIRYGFWPAQGSIPQDPADEIRRAGEIRRELEKLRQESSRLQNEKALRKQMLKQRLEESRRKQQQTKERRERERQENSQAWKQKKQQEIIYLGEGVSAGLNYSQGNEEKLRSLGLPLCNTAEEIAAAMEISVGKLRFLAFDRKTSTVSHYIRFKIPKKTGGERLISAPMPHLKQSQHWILENLLQKLEVHDAAHGFRIQRSIVTNATPHVGADVIINFDLKDFFPTISYKRVKGLFLSFGYSEAAATIFGLLCTAAEVEELELDGKTYYVALAERHLPQGSPASPVITNLLCRRLDRKLTTMAESLGFTYTRYADDITFSASDDSLRHICNLLKRTESIVTYEGFTINQDKTRILRKSRQQEVTGVVVNNKLNISKKILKQFRATLYQIEKDGIEGKHWGNSTNLIAAISGFANFVAMVNPEKGVEFQQQVQRIKKKYSRRQK is encoded by the coding sequence ATGACTGATCAACCCCGCACCCGTGAGGAACTATACGATCGCATCCGCAAGATGGGCAGAGAGGAATTCATCCTCGAAGAGATGATCCGCTATGGTTTTTGGCCTGCTCAAGGTAGCATACCGCAAGATCCAGCAGATGAAATTCGCCGCGCTGGAGAAATTAGAAGGGAACTAGAAAAGCTACGCCAGGAAAGTAGCCGCCTCCAGAATGAAAAAGCACTGCGTAAGCAGATGTTGAAACAGCGTTTGGAAGAATCGCGACGCAAGCAGCAACAAACAAAAGAACGCCGAGAAAGAGAACGCCAAGAAAATAGCCAGGCTTGGAAACAGAAAAAACAACAAGAGATTATTTATCTTGGTGAGGGTGTATCTGCTGGATTAAATTACAGCCAAGGCAATGAGGAAAAGTTGCGATCGCTAGGTTTACCACTGTGCAACACCGCAGAAGAAATTGCGGCAGCAATGGAAATTAGTGTTGGTAAACTCAGATTTTTGGCTTTTGATCGCAAAACATCTACTGTATCCCATTACATCCGTTTTAAAATCCCGAAAAAAACTGGTGGAGAGCGGTTGATCTCAGCACCGATGCCTCATTTAAAACAGTCACAGCACTGGATTTTAGAGAATCTTCTCCAAAAATTGGAAGTTCACGACGCTGCACATGGCTTTCGTATCCAACGTTCTATTGTTACCAATGCTACTCCCCATGTTGGCGCTGATGTCATTATCAACTTTGATCTCAAGGATTTTTTCCCTACAATTTCTTACAAGCGTGTCAAAGGGCTTTTTCTATCCTTTGGTTACTCGGAAGCCGCAGCAACAATATTTGGTTTGCTCTGTACAGCTGCCGAAGTTGAGGAATTGGAGTTAGATGGCAAGACATATTATGTAGCACTGGCAGAAAGACATCTTCCCCAAGGTTCGCCAGCCAGCCCAGTAATTACCAATCTTCTTTGTCGCCGCTTAGACAGAAAATTAACAACAATGGCGGAAAGTTTGGGTTTTACTTACACCCGCTACGCCGACGACATCACCTTTTCTGCCTCTGACGATAGCTTACGTCATATCTGCAATCTTCTAAAACGCACAGAGTCAATAGTTACTTATGAAGGTTTTACCATTAATCAGGACAAAACTAGAATTCTCCGCAAATCCCGTCAGCAGGAAGTTACGGGAGTAGTGGTGAACAATAAACTCAATATTTCCAAAAAGATATTAAAGCAGTTCCGTGCTACTTTATATCAAATTGAAAAAGACGGTATAGAAGGCAAACATTGGGGAAATTCTACTAATTTGATTGCTGCCATTAGCGGCTTCGCTAATTTTGTGGCAATGGTAAATCCTGAAAAAGGCGTGGAGTTTCAGCAGCAAGTACAACGCATTAAAAAGAAATATTCTCGCCGCCAAAAGTGA
- a CDS encoding translocation/assembly module TamB — MSKSLNPKCQAQTLTNKRLWLLMLNRGGIGLGGILLLGLVGGAWRLWSFVHKDLTPLAEKSLTNTLNRPVKLGEVKEFSLSGVKFGASAIPATPTDPDYVAVGTVEVGFNPLRLLFTHNLKLDVTLVNPNVYIEQDEEGRWTTTTLAKPAKGGLIQTELDKLRFRDAQLTLVPNEQWRREQEKNFKVGKAQENKPETPSPTIQSVFPPGFFSAVAFSQINGTAQLLESNELIKFDLVGKANTGGNLSLQGNIRPKTLATNLKVRGQDLLASDVTRLIKLPLAFQAGKVNGDLHMQAELRQNQPPLLFGSVGLQNVQAQVPRVPQPFINSQGTLRFQETEVKLDNIVTSYGKVPLVTNGMIDTRTGYKLAGRVNAVSTEAAQETLKLKLPVPVAGEVKADLQLVGEPTNPILSGTVTTSKPARIDKVDFNSVKGKFEYSPTAAVITFKDIQGQTKLGGEIGGTGTVELGTTPQLNFNLTAKNIPGDVIASLYNSKTPFQIGTVSATAKLTGTTDNVQTVVQFRANQAQYPTTGEVVVKDDRSLSFRNVAVSVGGGKLVAAGNWNQERWQAVADASKIQLERFINPSQLQNVSLNHANLNGRLILSGTSAPFKIASIDTQNAKVQVADGTVAVSKIQLGEKSFSAQLVANGVRLGRLLKKSPPALQGTLAGKLQISGNTDAFNLKTLQGSGSASLAVSGGTITASNIQLADGIYQAQLQANNVHMQQLAQLPQQFQGKLKGQLNIAGSLESFQPQAIQAKGQAQLNVADGTITATNIQLANGRYQAVVNANGVKLNQFSEQLQGKLGGKIQVAGNLETQIFASLQNLRAIGQLQFSQGIAGIEEQLTAEIGWDGEKLLIQRATARDLNANGYILTKANSSIAPEITGLALNIQAKNYNLNKLPIKLPNAVDLAGKADFSGQITGKLSTPNLLGTLALRNLAVNKFAFEPVLTGNIQSVQGQGLNLNVSGTRDKLAFNLDANNRPTAFAVKWQEASATGTVQGDNLVAKLENFPLTVLNVDVPATTFLGAGKVAGLLSGNLQINQKTWATAGDIAIAQPQLARISGDRLSAQFRYEDGKVTLRDSAFIRGNSRYAMVGTFAPTAAKPQIQGKLTVSQGQIQDVLTVLQLFDIKDFQRGVTTPSYGSASDLKTVSVGLANQPLLTQIQRFSEIEALLAQQQQQRRDASFVPDLADLKGSFNGEVAVDTATANKMTVKFNFKGQNFVWGREDEPERLYTADQVIAQGSFENGVLTLLPLRLESNNRLIAFTGNIGGTEQSGQLRVTNLPLQLLNNYVKLPVGLTGNINATATLAGSTANPQARGELYITDGTLNQKGIESANASFSYNNGRLNFGSNVMVSGSEPVTITGSLPYKLPFASVMPDHNQVSLDVKVQNEGLAVLNLLTDQVAFEKGEGDVNLTVSGTTEQPVLKGIATVKGATFAAQALPEKLTDVTGKLEFNFDRIKVESLQGKFSKGNIIAQGEIPVFSNSQQSIDNPLNVSLNQLAVNLKGRYEGGVSGDLLITGSALNPAIGGNLKLSDGQVLLTESANAVANANNNEESALLKAIKQEKSNGGNAATRLDDLQILLGKNVEIALPPILSFQATGSLSVNGSLNKPEPEGTIRLRNGDVNLFTTQFNLARGYEHTATFRGNQNPDLDIRLIASVLDANPLQVTSSSVSSEINDGIITTFDPVNTVRVEAIIDGPASQLNQHLELTSNPSRSQTEIVALLGGSFVETFGRGDTTLGLVNLAGSALNLQRTFNQIGNAFGLSELRLFPTITFDDTNTTKKNTSSVDLAMEAGVDVSRSFSVSALKILTSDKPPQFGINYRLNPELRLRTSTDLSGDNRAVLEYEDRF, encoded by the coding sequence ATGAGTAAATCTCTAAATCCCAAGTGTCAAGCCCAAACCCTCACCAATAAGCGTCTATGGTTATTGATGTTAAACCGTGGCGGCATTGGTTTAGGTGGAATTTTACTACTTGGACTTGTAGGGGGTGCTTGGCGATTATGGAGTTTTGTTCACAAAGATTTAACACCATTAGCAGAAAAAAGCCTGACGAATACACTTAATCGTCCTGTCAAACTGGGGGAAGTGAAAGAATTTTCGCTCTCTGGAGTAAAGTTTGGGGCTTCAGCTATTCCGGCAACACCTACAGATCCAGACTATGTTGCAGTCGGTACTGTAGAAGTGGGTTTTAATCCATTGCGGTTACTTTTTACCCACAATCTGAAGCTAGATGTTACTTTGGTTAATCCGAACGTTTATATTGAGCAGGATGAAGAAGGACGCTGGACTACTACTACTTTAGCAAAGCCAGCTAAAGGCGGACTGATTCAAACAGAGTTAGATAAACTCCGATTTCGCGATGCTCAGTTGACATTAGTACCAAATGAGCAATGGAGAAGAGAACAAGAGAAAAATTTTAAAGTTGGAAAAGCACAAGAAAACAAACCAGAAACACCTTCCCCTACAATCCAATCTGTATTTCCTCCTGGTTTTTTCTCGGCAGTGGCATTTTCGCAAATAAATGGAACTGCTCAATTATTAGAAAGTAATGAATTGATCAAGTTTGATTTAGTAGGGAAGGCAAATACTGGTGGTAACCTTTCTTTGCAAGGAAATATCCGCCCGAAGACACTGGCAACTAATTTAAAAGTGCGGGGGCAAGACTTGCTAGCCTCTGATGTTACTCGCCTGATTAAATTACCACTGGCATTTCAGGCTGGCAAGGTAAATGGCGACTTGCATATGCAAGCCGAATTGAGGCAAAATCAACCGCCTTTATTATTTGGTAGTGTTGGTTTGCAAAATGTTCAGGCTCAAGTTCCTCGTGTACCACAACCATTTATAAATTCACAAGGAACACTTCGCTTTCAAGAGACGGAAGTCAAGCTAGATAATATTGTCACAAGTTACGGTAAAGTACCACTGGTAACTAATGGCATGATCGACACTAGAACTGGTTACAAGCTGGCAGGGCGTGTCAATGCAGTCAGTACAGAGGCTGCTCAAGAAACTCTCAAGCTGAAACTGCCCGTACCTGTAGCTGGGGAGGTAAAAGCAGATTTGCAGTTGGTTGGAGAACCCACCAATCCTATTCTTTCAGGTACAGTGACCACGAGCAAGCCTGCTCGCATCGACAAAGTTGACTTTAATAGCGTCAAGGGTAAGTTTGAATATTCGCCGACAGCAGCTGTAATTACATTTAAAGATATTCAAGGACAGACAAAACTCGGTGGTGAGATTGGGGGTACTGGTACAGTTGAGCTTGGCACAACTCCTCAATTAAATTTTAATTTAACGGCAAAGAATATTCCGGGAGATGTGATCGCCTCCCTTTACAACTCCAAAACTCCGTTCCAAATAGGCACTGTCTCCGCTACAGCTAAACTGACTGGTACTACTGATAACGTCCAAACAGTGGTGCAATTTCGAGCTAATCAAGCCCAGTATCCCACAACTGGTGAAGTGGTTGTGAAGGATGATCGTAGTTTATCTTTCCGCAATGTGGCTGTGAGCGTAGGTGGTGGCAAGTTGGTGGCTGCTGGCAACTGGAATCAAGAGCGCTGGCAAGCTGTAGCTGATGCTTCCAAGATACAACTAGAACGCTTCATCAACCCTAGCCAACTGCAAAATGTATCTCTCAATCATGCTAACTTGAACGGTCGTCTCATCCTCTCAGGCACCTCCGCTCCCTTCAAAATTGCCAGCATTGACACTCAAAACGCTAAAGTTCAAGTTGCAGATGGTACGGTAGCAGTTTCTAAAATTCAACTGGGAGAAAAAAGCTTTTCTGCTCAACTTGTAGCAAACGGCGTGCGGCTGGGGCGTCTGTTGAAAAAGTCTCCCCCAGCATTACAGGGGACATTGGCGGGTAAGCTTCAAATCTCAGGTAATACAGATGCTTTCAACCTTAAAACTTTACAAGGCAGTGGTTCAGCAAGTTTAGCGGTAAGTGGTGGCACGATTACCGCTTCAAATATTCAATTGGCTGATGGTATTTATCAAGCCCAGTTGCAAGCAAATAACGTACATATGCAACAATTAGCACAATTGCCTCAGCAATTTCAAGGAAAACTAAAAGGTCAGTTAAATATCGCAGGTTCTTTGGAATCATTCCAGCCACAAGCTATTCAAGCGAAAGGACAAGCTCAGTTGAATGTAGCTGATGGCACAATTACTGCTACAAACATCCAATTGGCAAACGGTCGCTATCAAGCTGTAGTTAATGCTAATGGTGTAAAATTAAATCAGTTCTCCGAGCAGTTGCAAGGTAAATTGGGCGGCAAAATCCAAGTTGCCGGAAATTTAGAGACACAAATATTTGCCTCTCTACAGAATTTGCGGGCGATCGGTCAGTTACAGTTTTCTCAGGGTATCGCTGGTATTGAAGAACAACTAACAGCAGAAATTGGCTGGGATGGAGAAAAGCTGCTGATTCAACGAGCAACAGCTCGTGATTTAAACGCTAATGGCTATATATTAACCAAAGCCAATTCGAGCATTGCACCGGAAATTACTGGTTTAGCTCTTAATATCCAAGCAAAAAATTACAATTTAAATAAATTACCTATCAAGTTACCTAATGCAGTTGATTTAGCAGGTAAAGCTGATTTTAGCGGGCAAATTACTGGAAAACTGTCTACACCCAATTTATTAGGAACACTTGCACTGAGGAATTTAGCAGTAAATAAATTTGCTTTTGAGCCAGTATTAACTGGAAATATTCAGTCTGTGCAGGGACAAGGTTTAAATTTGAATGTCTCAGGTACGCGTGATAAACTTGCCTTCAACTTAGATGCAAATAATCGTCCCACTGCTTTTGCTGTGAAATGGCAGGAAGCTTCTGCAACTGGAACAGTACAGGGCGATAATTTGGTGGCTAAACTAGAAAATTTTCCCTTGACAGTTTTGAATGTAGATGTGCCTGCTACCACTTTTTTGGGTGCTGGTAAGGTTGCAGGGTTGTTATCGGGAAATCTACAAATTAATCAAAAAACTTGGGCAACGGCAGGAGATATTGCGATCGCTCAACCACAACTAGCTCGCATCAGTGGCGATCGCTTGTCAGCTCAATTTCGTTATGAAGATGGCAAGGTAACTCTGCGCGATAGTGCCTTTATTAGAGGAAATAGCCGTTACGCTATGGTTGGTACTTTTGCACCAACAGCTGCAAAACCCCAAATTCAAGGTAAATTAACAGTTAGCCAAGGTCAAATCCAAGACGTTTTAACAGTATTGCAGTTATTCGATATCAAAGACTTTCAACGTGGTGTCACTACACCAAGCTATGGCAGCGCCAGTGACTTGAAAACAGTGTCAGTTGGTTTAGCAAATCAACCCTTACTAACTCAAATCCAGCGTTTTTCAGAAATTGAGGCATTGTTAGCACAGCAGCAACAACAACGTCGCGATGCTTCTTTCGTACCAGATTTAGCAGATTTAAAAGGAAGTTTCAATGGTGAAGTTGCCGTTGATACAGCCACTGCTAACAAAATGACAGTAAAGTTTAACTTCAAAGGTCAAAATTTTGTTTGGGGACGAGAAGACGAACCAGAGCGACTTTACACAGCAGATCAGGTGATCGCCCAAGGCAGTTTTGAAAATGGTGTACTGACATTACTACCTTTGCGTCTCGAATCAAATAACAGGCTAATAGCCTTTACTGGTAATATTGGCGGTACAGAACAATCTGGACAACTGCGAGTCACAAATCTTCCTCTCCAACTACTGAATAATTATGTCAAACTGCCTGTTGGTTTAACAGGTAATATCAACGCCACAGCAACATTAGCAGGTAGTACAGCCAATCCCCAAGCCAGAGGAGAATTGTACATCACAGATGGAACCCTGAACCAGAAGGGAATAGAGTCAGCAAATGCTAGCTTTAGCTATAACAATGGGCGCTTAAATTTTGGTAGTAATGTGATGGTTTCTGGCTCGGAACCAGTTACTATCACTGGTAGCCTTCCCTACAAATTGCCTTTTGCTTCTGTCATGCCAGATCACAATCAAGTCAGTTTGGATGTCAAAGTTCAAAATGAAGGATTGGCAGTATTAAACTTATTAACTGACCAAGTCGCGTTTGAGAAAGGCGAGGGAGATGTAAACTTGACAGTAAGCGGAACAACAGAACAGCCAGTGCTAAAGGGTATTGCTACTGTTAAGGGAGCTACTTTTGCGGCTCAGGCTCTGCCAGAAAAGCTCACAGATGTAACAGGAAAATTAGAGTTTAATTTTGACCGGATCAAAGTAGAAAGTCTTCAAGGCAAATTTAGCAAAGGTAACATCATTGCTCAAGGGGAGATACCCGTTTTCAGTAACTCACAACAGTCAATAGACAATCCTCTCAATGTTTCCCTGAATCAGTTAGCAGTGAATCTGAAGGGCAGGTATGAAGGAGGCGTGAGCGGAGACTTGCTGATTACTGGTTCTGCTCTAAATCCGGCTATTGGTGGTAATCTCAAGTTATCTGACGGTCAAGTTTTACTGACAGAATCTGCAAACGCTGTTGCTAATGCCAATAATAATGAAGAAAGTGCGCTTTTAAAAGCAATCAAGCAAGAGAAATCTAATGGTGGAAATGCAGCGACACGTTTAGACGATTTACAAATCTTACTGGGCAAGAATGTAGAAATAGCCCTGCCACCGATTCTCAGTTTTCAAGCTACTGGCTCTCTCAGCGTTAATGGCTCCCTAAATAAACCAGAACCTGAAGGAACGATTAGATTGCGCAATGGAGATGTAAATTTATTTACTACCCAATTTAATCTTGCTCGTGGTTATGAGCATACAGCTACTTTTAGAGGCAATCAAAATCCTGACTTGGATATTCGCTTAATTGCCAGTGTTTTAGACGCAAATCCTTTACAAGTTACTAGTTCATCTGTATCTTCAGAAATTAACGATGGGATTATTACAACTTTTGATCCTGTAAATACGGTTCGTGTAGAAGCTATAATTGATGGGCCAGCTAGTCAACTCAACCAACATTTAGAATTAACAAGCAATCCTTCTCGCAGTCAAACAGAAATAGTAGCCTTGCTTGGAGGTAGTTTTGTGGAAACATTTGGACGCGGTGATACTACACTAGGACTTGTCAACTTAGCTGGTTCGGCTTTGAATCTTCAGCGAACATTTAACCAAATTGGCAATGCTTTTGGTTTGAGCGAACTACGTCTGTTTCCCACTATCACTTTTGATGACACAAACACAACCAAGAAAAATACTTCTTCGGTGGATTTGGCGATGGAAGCTGGGGTTGATGTTTCCCGTAGTTTTTCTGTTTCTGCGCTTAAAATTTTGACAAGTGATAAACCTCCTCAATTTGGCATTAACTACCGCCTCAATCCTGAATTACGCCTACGTACTTCTACTGATTTATCTGGTGACAATCGAGCAGTACTAGAGTATGAAGATAGGTTTTAA
- a CDS encoding superoxide dismutase, which translates to MAHTLAPLPYDYAALEPYIDAQTMQLHHDKHHAAYVNNLNAALEKYPDLMSKSVEELIINLEQIPSEIRTVVRNNAGGHFNHTLFWKSMSPNGSKTPTGAITEAIEVTFSSFDNFKQQFNEAGMKQFGSGWVWLTFNSSGRLEIVTTPNQDSPLTSRLYPLLGNDVWEHAYYLKYQNRRKDYLDAWWNVVDWDEVNRRFETARQ; encoded by the coding sequence ATGGCTCATACATTAGCGCCATTGCCTTATGACTATGCTGCATTGGAGCCGTATATAGATGCTCAAACTATGCAGTTGCACCACGACAAACATCATGCTGCCTATGTCAATAACTTGAATGCAGCTTTAGAAAAGTATCCAGACTTGATGAGTAAATCCGTTGAGGAGTTAATCATCAATTTAGAGCAAATACCATCAGAAATTCGCACAGTTGTGCGGAACAATGCAGGGGGACATTTTAACCACACCCTGTTTTGGAAAAGTATGAGTCCAAATGGTAGCAAAACACCAACTGGAGCCATTACTGAGGCAATTGAAGTAACTTTCAGCAGTTTTGACAACTTCAAGCAGCAGTTTAACGAAGCTGGAATGAAGCAATTTGGTAGTGGCTGGGTATGGTTGACTTTTAACTCTTCTGGCAGACTCGAAATTGTCACTACTCCTAATCAAGATAGTCCCCTCACCAGTCGGCTTTACCCATTGTTAGGTAATGATGTGTGGGAACACGCTTATTACCTCAAGTATCAAAACCGTAGAAAAGACTATCTAGATGCTTGGTGGAACGTAGTAGACTGGGATGAGGTCAATCGTAGGTTTGAAACAGCAAGGCAGTAA